In Argiope bruennichi chromosome X1, qqArgBrue1.1, whole genome shotgun sequence, a single window of DNA contains:
- the LOC129958726 gene encoding thyrostimulin beta-5 subunit-like produces the protein MFTLETLGVLLLLASMSADRNLPVIPEDTLECHRREFTFKASQTDENGLQCWDFVTAASCWGRCDTGEIGDWRFPFKRPFHPVCMHENRELRRTILRNCDPGADLRLTGYEYYEALTCACYLCDSSSTSCQGIPTYDDPERKEGFTTVVNLPGRIIPLETIE, from the exons ATGTTTACACTTGAGACTTTAGGAGTTTTGCTACTGCTTGCAAGTATGTCGGCGGACAGGAACTTGCCAGTCATTCCCGAGGACACTTTGGAATGTCATCGACGAGAATTCACTTTTAAAGCATCGCAGACCGATGAAAATGGGCTTCAGTGCTGGGATTTTGTGACAGCTGCATCGTGCTGGGGACGATGTGATACTGGAGAg attgGGGATTGGCGTTTTCCGTTTAAGAGGCCATTTCATCCAGTTTGTATGCACGAGAATCGGGAACTTCGGAGAACTATTCTACGAAATTGCGATCCTGGAGCTGACTTACGGTTAACTGGATATGAGTACTACGAGGCACTAACATGTGCTTGCTACCTTTGTGATTCTTCATCCACTAGTTGCCAGGGAATTCCCACATATGATGATCCCGAACGAAAAGAAGGTTTTACAACAGTTGTCAATCTTCCTGGACGCATAATTCCCCTGGAAACCATTGAATGA